Genomic segment of Synchiropus splendidus isolate RoL2022-P1 chromosome 4, RoL_Sspl_1.0, whole genome shotgun sequence:
TGATGACTGGGTTTCGACTTCTGCTACAGTCACATTGCGAGTCATATTCACTGCTGGCTGAGGCCATGATCAAATGGATCATGATGATCTAAAAATCAGAAGAGTGAAAAAGGGAACAATGAGCGTGCCCAGCTGCACAGCTACACACATGTGAACAGTTTGAGCGGGGTTAGGAAAACAGCGCTGATAACCTGGAGGGTAAGCCGGGCACGTCGATTGGCTTATCTCTTCGTGATGGCTTTAAAAATGTTGGCGGTGGGCCAACAGCAACAGAGCAAGGAACAATCCGCTCCAATCAGCCGGAgaacaaaacataatgtgcTGACACACAGGGAGGAAGCCAACCTTCCAAGAGTTGGACTCAGAGTCTCTTGCTGCGCAGCAGTGTCCCTTCAGAACTCCCATGAGCAGGTTCAGCCAATGAGTTAGCTTCAGAATATCTGGGATACACAGAGAACAAAAACTCCAGGAAAGTCACTGAAATTGAAGTGAATCCTTAAACTGTCCACTCTGGCCCGAGAATTCACCTCCAAAGTCGTGAAAGTCATTTTTTAGAGAATGACAATGTTTGTGTTAGTGTCGTAGCCAAGACTGCACTAATTGAGACCAAAACTTTATTGCGAGTGGAAAGTATCAAgactgagaggaggagaagatgttTGAAGCTTGTGACCAAGACCAAAACAGTATATGTAAGGAATCTCTCACTAATCCGCAAATGTGGGTGCAGGTTATTGTTCCAATGAAACTAACCTGCATAGGTGAACCAATAAGgggtcagctgaaacaagcagcaccaatCTGACAGTTGACATTCTTCAGACACCTCATTGGTGTTTTGGTATTAGTGACGGCAAAATCCTACACCCACTGTTCTGTGTatctgtcctcctctcctctgacatatatcaaagaaaaaacacaatggaaataaaataataagccAATATGCTTTTACATCAATGCAACCTTCAACAAGGTATTTAATCCTAATTGTGTTGTCATCTGCTGTGCAGAGGGGTCACCTAAGGGGCACGACACCGGGAAGGAAGCTGTCGTAAACTtgttctctctgtctgtctcggCCAGGTCTTGAATGGAAACCGAGTCCTCCCAGTCCGAGGCCGAGACAAGAgcaagtaaaaatgcattctcGACTAAGATGAAACCAAGACCCTGAAGAAGTGGACCGATCTCgagtactacaacactagtGTGTGTATTACAATACTTGTCACTCAAACTCAATGGCTTACTTTGTTGAGGGCAGCTATTTTTAAAGGGTGTACAGTTCCGTCCAGCTTCATCACCAAGTGTTTAAATTTAAATGGGAGTAAGATATGGCCCCGAGTTTATCCAgcaattacttttttaaatgtctgtagCTCCAGCAGCACTTTACTACATGTGCAGTAATAATTATTAACATTGAAGTTCTTTGGTCTTGAATTTTGCCACCTAAAAATGCTTTAGTGCACTGTTTCTGTTCATGAAATCTGATAAACTACTGAGACAACCTTGCATCACTGTGCCAACTTGGGTACCTATACCTCCAAGGACATCTTGGAAAGATAAAATGATATTAAAAGTCACAAGACTGATTTATGTTCACACAACTAAGGATCaagatacacaaacacacacctaacAATTTTGCCACAGCACGTCCATAAATAACTTCCCCACAGTGTCATTATCGCGGCAGGGGCTCCGTTATCGCTCACCCTTCACTCCCATTGTTTCACTCCTTCACCAGATGATGACTACACAGAGGCTGAGACCTGTATGCCCCCCTGCAAGAGGGCAAGTTACGTAAGATCTGCTTTGACTACaacttgtttgctttgtttttcagagacacagtatttatttttgctttgttggcCGTAATGTAAACCCAGCAAACGTTGAAACTGCGTAACGTTTGTCAGAAATCTTGTTAGTTTCCAGATTTCAACATTTTGCTAGATCAGCATCATATGACAAAAATCTATTGTAGAATGTAACATTAATCTGGCACAATATTCATTCAATATTGTGAGACCTGAAGGTGTTCTGCATTATTGAGTACCCGCAGAAAACCCACACACAGGGACAACATACCAACTCCACCCAGGAAGGCCCGGACCTGGATTCGAACCTTCAACTGCCCACTGTCAATACATGTATTAAATAAACGCTTTATGAATATTTGTTTGAATAATAATGTGGAGTAACAgaatatatttttgtcttgCTTCACAAAAGCCTCATGTCCTGATTGTACGCGCAGACTCTCATGAACAAATGGTCCAAATGATGACAATTCTCCCTCAGTTTGTAGGTCTTGGAAGCTGAGAACAGATATTGTTCCAGGCAAACCACAGGAGGTATTGTGTTGTTTTACCGCTTTTGTGACAGAACACCCTCATTGGTTTGCTGAGTCACCCATTGAGAAACTAGCCTTTCCAAAGGACTCAGCTGTCTGATGGCAGCGGTATCATGTTAACCCCTCAGACACACACCCTGCTGTGGTggaggacaaacacacacacaattttcattcataaaatCTATTGTCCTCCATGGCCGGATGTGTGTAGTAGGCTTTGGCCTATTTTGACACATCCCAAGCAACAAATGACTGGCCACACTGCTATTTCTCACACTGCACACTGATGCTCTGTCTATTCTGTGCAGTGTTTAcacccaaacaaacacactggtGATTGGGTGGTCACAGCGATATCTGCATTCCTAAATGAGGTTCGCGGTTTGCACGCAGCATTTCCCTATTACCGTGACCCACATAGATGTTAGCACAGCTCTGATGTTCATCACTATCAAGCCACTATTGTTTCCTCATTTGCTGGAATACTGCAGTTGACTTCTGATGCAATAATATTGGTCGAGCTTTGGGGTGTTTCAAGTCAGTTGGTTATTTCATTTCTATGCTATGGGTCCAGTGAAAGCTCTTTGTGTGATGCTTTTATGGATTTCTAGACTTCCAATTGTCCAAAGCCAAATTTGAATAATTTATAGGGGAATATTTATGACAGGACTCTGGGTGAGATGTTCCCTGGCCAAAACAAAATATGCAGATCAAATAGTTCAGGAAACACAAATCATCACAATGTttacatattatatatttacatattagATCTACCATAATAACAACTTCTAAAATCAAAGCCTGTTGACAAGAGTCATGTCGGTGTTTGAACCATTCTGATGCCCAAAGAACTCTGAAGATGTCATTGCAGTAACGAGAGGTCTGCGTGGGTAGGATTCTTTACCCAGGCTGCATGATGATAGTAAAAAACTGTTACACATCATCTGTTAGTTTAAACTTCAACAAACCTATGTGTatttgaattcattcatttgcaTGAGCTGGAGATCAGGTCAGGGCATGTGAGGTTTATAAAACACCCAATTCAAAGCATAGGGGCAGACATACGTTTGGTTGCCagataaatgaaaataagaatAAGTACAAAAATAAGTAGCaacataaaatatatagttATACAGAGGATCAACAAACTTGCGAAACTGGACAATGAAGATGAGACCGGCATTGAAACAAGGCTTTTCAGGGCTTCAGATGAAGGCAGACAGGTGGTTGTGATGCTGTGTGATAAGCAGGTGGCAGCGGTAATAAGCTTTTCCAGTCATTGCTTACCTCCTGGATAAATGAACTATGAACTATGTTCCAGATATCACATGTAAGTTTGTGCTGCAATCCAACTCCAACTGGAGCTAGAAAGGCACTGTTCTATATTTCATGTTAAATAGTCTTGCTGTGAAAATGCAATGAACCATACAACAGAAGAAGGTGGTAGCAGTATGGCGGCCCTATGACACACGCATTACTGACACAAAGAAGtgtctgaaaatgaatgagaaaaaaaatccaaaagaaaacatgatctTGTCAAAATGCTCGGTTATTGACGGAGCTGGCCGGTGATCAGATTTGACATTCATCTCAATCAAAATCAATTGTGTGAACCCAAACCAactcaaaccaaaccaaaccaactCCATTTGAATTACATCACCTCCAGGTGAGCTCCTTTTGCGACCCAGTACACAATAACTGGGTTCTTTAATTCCGTCTAGTCTGGATGGAGATGTGCTCTTCTGAGGGGACAGGTGTGTCTAGATACATAGATAAAAATGTTCTGGCAGGATTTATGCAGCaacattttcaattttgttttgtaggataaaatgtaagaaaaaaaatgttgaggttTGAATTATTAATGATTAAATGGTGAGACAAACCTTTGTACAAAGAGAATCGGGGTCACTTCATCTGCACACATGGTTAAGGAAGCAACCCTCACACTAAATCTTTTCTCTCACAGGTTGGGGTCCAAACTTAGCCAGCGATTTTtcgataaataaatgacaaagatGACTGGCTGGTTAAAGTGTGACGAATAGTTCAGTGAATGAGTAAGTAGCAGGGTGCAGACGTGCACTTGTTCGTGGATTTTAGGCATAGGTTTTGTGAGAGATATTTTATTGGAATATTTACATATCTTTTACTGAAATTTGAGTTGACAATGCTGAAAAGTATTAGTGCCTTTGTTGCAATGATTCCTGTATCCCTCCACAAAAACAAGTCAGTATTGTTGCACCCTAGATAACAGCTTATCCATGTTGGATAAGTCATGAGGGTGTAGTAACGGCAGTGCAAGTCAACATTTTTTACACTCATTTAGAGAAGAAACATTGACTCAAATGGAAAAACGCCGCTCCACTTTTCTTGTAAATTTTATGAGATGCAGGACCAGTGATTGATCCGATTATGTAAAGCTAATATGAATAAGGTTCTGAGGTTCGTCCAAATCAGACCACTTGCATTAACTTCTGGCCACTTTTTCAATACATGAACGTGCCTGATGTGAATAAAGTCCTGCTGGAGAATGTGTCTAATTGTCATCGCCTGCCCTTACAAGCTAGTTTTTATGCCTTGTGGTCTGATTAAACAAAAGCTCCATTACATCCGAGATAAATTGTCAAACAAGCATTACTCAGATTTTCCAGAACTGCAACTCCAAGGCTGAGCCGAGTGAAAATATTGCTGTTTAACTgcaaacatctgtgtgtgtttgtgtgttgaggCATTCATCAATCGTGCGTGTTTTCATAGTGAAACACTTTTCGGCTCACACAGGGGTGTTACCGCTCTCCGAAGGTAGTTGCCTGTAACCTTAGTTGGTCGACAGAAAAGATATATAGTACAcattatggaaaaaaaacatgaaggaaTGTGTGTAAATTCAACTCTAACAGCACTGTAATAAAGAATTATGAGATAATATGACTATTATTGGTGTGTTGAAAATACACGTAGGTGTGTGATTTGACACCTCCATTACAGTAACACTGTCAAGAGAACTAAAAATGCAGCCAGTCATCTGGACCAGGGAGGTTTGGTGATGTACCGACTGAGCCAGTCTGCTGATTAGAAACACACCATCAGTATTTTTGTTTATGACTTAGATGAAGATTTGAGGACTTTAGGAATCATTTGTTTAAACTCTGCagagttattttcattttgatggTCATCTAAAAGAATTAAAGCCCAAAATGAGATGAGATCAGGGTGGATATTTCTTAATAAACAATCAGTGTCAGGAAGCAGCTGACACGTTATTAAGTGTCTTCTTACTTTTGGCcccaaaacataataaaatccATGTACATTGAAGCATATACCTGTAGCCCGTGATGAATTATGTGCGACTGGTGCATCTATAACCACCATGCTCTCCAACCCATAGCAGTGGCGCTCACTCTGAATACAGGGCTCTCTGCTCACCTGTCACCTCTTAAAGATTGGCTGTTCAAACACAGATTGGACCAACAAGTTACGTAATGTTTACAAGACATGAAAATGTCCATCTCCTGGACGTCACTAAGTGCCAGAGTTTCAGAGGAGTGGACGAGGGGTCAGACAGGATTTCCTTCATGGCTACCAGTCAGCTACTCAAAATATAgacctgaaaacaaacatgttatTGGACCGAGGGCCACAGGAAAACCCAGACAAAGCATTGGTGACgtggcagctgaaaataaatcacatcatCCATCAGACGTGAAAGCTCTCCAGCTGAATGTTTGGAGCCAACCTCTGCACTCACTGGCCTGAGCAGTCACTTATTGTTTGAATGAAGCACTGTATCAGCAGAGTTTGGCATGATTAATAATTTGTGGAATTCTTTCACTGTGTGTGTAACCTTGTAATCAGTTGCCGGACCCTCTGTTTTCCGGCCACTCAATCCACCTCATGACACTTGAATGTGAGTAatttgctcctgctgctgcgctCTGATCGTCATCTGGCCATTAAACAAATGGGGGTCCAGCTGCACGCACCAACAGGCTTCCTGGCTTTGTTTGGAGTGAAATATGAAGCCTGGACTGTCAGACATAAACGATAAGACACTTGTGTTGTTCACTTGATAGTCCTCACCATGTACCAAGTGTGCGATTGTTAAGAAAGAGTTGAAAGAGTCTTCTCTTTCCAGTTATTACTGTTGGAAGCAGCTGCTCCTACAGCGCTATCTAAGCCACTGTGGTCCAGCTGGTGGAAGACTAGCCATTTACTCTCTATCTTTTCTGTTCTCTATGACTAGAGGAGTGGTGATACTCACATGGAGGTGAGGCATGTCCCCTGAAACAAAACTGCTACCATGGCTTTATAGGAGGTAAAACCTTAAATCTGCTTTATAGGAGGTAGAACCTCCAATTTATCCTCGTAATCTCAGAATTATTTAAAATCAGGTGAAGTCAGTCTGTCTCCTCTTGTACAAGGgtaaaaagaaatgtataaattcactaaaataaatgtttaacactcaagaaagaaaaaaactgggTATGATGGGTATCATCATCTCCATGATCTttctaaaatgtgtttgttcttTTTACTATCactgtactgacaattagatgTGATACTGAATCCTCCTTTGTTTGCAATGGTAGGGCAGTaggatgacttttttttatattttactttacTTAGTGCACACGTAGATCCACAGAAATCTTGAATAAATTGATtttcaatgattaaaaaaaatgtattatgtattatttattaaaccATTTGGCTTAATAAATAGGCTTTTGTTGCAACCAAACAAGCTGCACCTGCCTGAAAATCAAATGATAGACTTCAAACACCTCATTGGTTTAACGGTACGCTCTTGATCGGTTGGAcccaaaacctgcacccacacgACCCTTTTGGATTTCAGTGCGGCACCTGTGCAAGCATGCAAATGCACTGTAGCCAAATAAGATTggactgccatctggtggcaaaTACCCTTTCCTTTATTTTCGTGATTCTAACATTTTGTATATTATAATGTGTAAAGGTATAAACAACGTTCCAAAATGCATTAGTAATTGCTGCATTTTGCAAAATTTAATATGTCCGATATTAatccatttatatttttttcttgtttatctTTGATGTTTGGGTATATAAGTGCACTATAGAGAAAGGATGTTTGAAATCTTCGAtgataatgttttatttacgtTCAAGTGAATCAAGTGATGTATCGTGGAGAAATTGTTTTGTAGGTTCCGTGAAGACGTCATGTTATGAGTCATTCTTTTGAGTAGTTGTAGAAACTTTTTCGccaattttatttgaattaacgTTGATGGACATGCATAGACCGTcagttaatttcattttaaaaattttCTCATAGGCAGGAAATATTTGTCGTCACCGGGCGCATGCGCACTCTCTAAAAGGAAGTGGTAATTTCTTTTACCGGAAGCTGTAACGTCCTTTCTGCTCCCGGTCAGCCATCATGGTAAGCTTGTGCCGTGTACTccgaaataaaaatatgaatttcacCCATTGTACCCTCCCATTTTGTCTCGCTCTACTATATATTTCGTAACACAACAAACTCTTTCATATGGTGTGATGTTATGTTAGTTGTTCTGTGTAGTAAACTTGTAAGGAAGGACCTGGTCGTGTTGAGCTACATTAAAACGTGGTCCCGCAGCGACGAGGCCGTGAACTAGCGATGGTAGCCGACTTGCCGTGTTACGTGTTTTCAGTTCAAAGTcacaatattttgaattttaagTTCTGGCCACCGCGAACATTGTGGAAATGAAGTTGAAATGCAATGTAAGGAGTCTTGAAGTAATGTTAATAGCCACTAGCAGTTAGCAGATGCTTACTGTCGTCCCGCTTTGACGTAGTCCTCTTTCCACCATGACGTGTGTGGACTGTTCGTCGTAGGTCACTTTTGTACTGTTACTGTCTAAGGTGTACAAGCGCTTCGTTGAGATTGGCCGCGTTGCCTACGTTGCTTTCGGACCCTACGCTGGCAAACTGGTGGCCATCGTTGATGTCATCGACCAAAACCGGGTGAGTGTCAGAATGAGCATCTTTGGAGGTCTTGTGGACTGTTGCTGATTTAATATCGTCTGTGGCTGCAGGCACTGGTTGACGGTCCCTGCACTGGCGTGAAAAGGCAGTCAATGCCATTCAAATGCATGCAGCTCACAGACTTCGTCATTAAAGTACCACACAGGTGAGTTACACCTTATCTAAAAAAGCAACTTTGTTCAAGTAAGTTGTAGTGTTGTTTCTCTCTTCACCTCAACGTTTTGTTACGACTACTTCTTTAACTTAACTTGGTCATCTGCAGTGCCCGCCAGAAGTTTGTGAGGCGAGCCTGGGAAAAGGCTGGTGTCAATGAGAAGTGGGAACAAACCAGCTGGGCCAAGAAGATCGAGGCTAAAAAGAAGGTGTGTTGGAACTCCTTGGATCATAATCTGtcatattgtaaaaaaaaaaaatctaagaatGTTGTTGACCAGTTGTTTTACTTATTTTGGAACTTGCCTATTGTTACCTTATTTATAACTTGTTTTGTCACTGAAGAATTGAACTGCTCTCCAAGTGTTAGAAATGGGAATGGCTGATAATTTATCGCacatggtccccacaaggagaatTTACCATCTCATTTGATAAACACAAGCGCACCTACAACATTGGACTGCACATGCGTGTTACGCACTTTCATATTTTGGAATGCTTAAATATATTGAGACCATGACGGTGCActgtgctctccagctctgagGCGTTTTGACAGCCGATATGTAGCATGAGTCTGGAGGGCTGCGGTTCAAGATCATAGATTGAGTCCtatttttaattcaagaaaCTCTCAATAAATGACGTTAGTACACCCTTGAGTCTGCACATGCAGGGTCTCCCGCAGCACTGCTGCcactgaaaaacacataaatgaaaatagttggatactGGATTTTTGACGGGCGTTTGCTCGGGTCTTAGCGGTGGCCAGTGCTACTTGCTCACATTGGGTTCACTGATCCCACCCAAAGTGTCTCAGAGACGGTACAAATGCTACAACACACCATCAGCttgggaccatcaacaaattctcaaTCGGTTGGTGTAGTTGTGAAGTCATCAGGGATGTCAATGAAAAATGACCATTTTAGGGGAGAGAATtgtagaaatatttttttgtatcacgccagaaaataaatgacagtgTATTTTCATTATGAAAATAGAATATGTATTGATCAttaattcacattattttaaatgtttcttcaGTGGCGTTCAAAGCGGTCTTAGTTATAGTAAACTGTTAAAGAGACGTGAGATACATTGGAGATGACAGACAGCTCAACTTAACCTCAAAatgaaactggcagagcagtccgACAGGTTACAAGCATGACGGTTCAAGCGTTGAATTTCCCCATTTCAACGCTTGGCTAACTGTGATAATCAGTAATGCAGAAAAGAGAACTGACCACTTAGTAACTGGTCAATTTCATCATAACATTTGGGATTTCAAGACAGAATGCAGTTTGTCAAATACATGTAATAAgaatttattcatcatttttatttaaattcttttgtcaatatcgcccacctctggtTGGAAAATCAATAACTTATTGATACCCAGTGGATGCATATACAGTACACTTGGATTCTTTGGTCTTGGCTGGTGATCCATATAATGGAAGTGGTTGCATCAATGTCTTGTCATTTTGTCCATACTACCAAACTGCAACGATATAACGCATGGAATGGACTGATTTCTGGAGAATGTTATTTGAATAGGACAGTAATTAGTATACAATGTGAAAAATGTACCTGGATGCCAGTGTTTAATTTTCCTGCAACTGAAGAACTGTTAGAGTACCATCTGTATTTTCCTCATTTAGCAGCGATGGGCTTCTCCCCGGCATTCTATACATAGACTAGGCATGAAAACGTGAACCTTCTCAGACGTCTTGCTGCTCATCTTTGGTGACAACTAGGGACCTTAACCTCTTTAATTTGTATGCTCAGTGAAATGTTCCAACACTCTGCCTTTTCTAGAGTGGTACCTTGCTGTTAAGACAGAAGTGTCTGTTTTCTGTGCCTACTGGGTAAACTTTGACAGTGTTgataagaaaatgaaacaaaggttGGCATCACTCCTGGTTCATCACTCATTCCACAACTTTTCTGAGCTTCATGTcaatttgctgttttttttttgtgtgtggattAATGTATTTACATGACAGGTGTTGTGTCGTTTAGATGTCCATTTTATAGCGACCAGAAATATGATCAATTTGTTCAGCATTCATTCAATCTTTCCAAGTTCAATCCTAACTGGAATTGCATTTTGTCTGATTTTTGTGCCTGTGAAATACACTGATATGAATGCGTTGAAATATTGTCTTTATATATGCAGCGATCTCAGATGTCTGACTTTGACCGCTACAAGGTCATGAAGGCCAAGAGAATGGTGAGTAAACAGACTCCACATTCAGTTGTCTGTGGAACAGCGTGTCAATTGTGCATCTTGTCTCTCTGCAGAGGAACAAGATCATCAAGCACGAGGTGAAGAAGCTCCAGAAAGAAGCTGCAAAGAAGTGAATTGTTTCACAAATAAAATTCATTGTTTAAATTGTTTGGCTGtgttttcaatttatttacaGTTCACCGACAGATCAACCGACACCTGGCTGTTTATTCTTATGGGTCTATTTGTTCTAAGGCCAGATAAAAACCATCATTTAATTCCAATTAATTGCATCATATACATGCAAATCTGATGGTTCAGAAATGAGTAATTCATTATCTTCATTTTACCACGGAGTATTGTTTGATGTAAAGTGACAAATGATTCTATGGCAGATGTGGCAGAACTCCAAATTCACGTGTGTGCTGCAGTGCTTCAGGCCTCTTGCTGCAACAGGCAGGGGCATGTAAACGCAGGCCTCAACT
This window contains:
- the rpl14 gene encoding 60S ribosomal protein L14 — its product is MVYKRFVEIGRVAYVAFGPYAGKLVAIVDVIDQNRALVDGPCTGVKRQSMPFKCMQLTDFVIKVPHSARQKFVRRAWEKAGVNEKWEQTSWAKKIEAKKKRSQMSDFDRYKVMKAKRMRNKIIKHEVKKLQKEAAKK